In Antennarius striatus isolate MH-2024 chromosome 20, ASM4005453v1, whole genome shotgun sequence, the genomic window TCacattaaatatacatttaGGAACACCAACAACAGCCTCAGGCATCATTTGATGCTGGTTTTACCTTATGGATTTGAATATAATTTAACTATAACATGAATAATGTGTAAGTACCTGTGTGAGGGCGAGCTGGGTGATGGGGGCCAGGGACAGGTGGGAGTGAAGCAGCGGCACACAGTCGGTCACACACACCGCTCCACCCGTCGTGCTGGAGGACAACAGCAGCCCGTTGATGCTGCACCGCGGGAACAGGCAGCAGTGCAGGTACATCTTCACGTAAGCCCGACATGACAGCTCCACCTCCCCCATGACGACcactgcggggggggggggcaaaaacgGTAAACTGCGGTTCAAACACTAAACCTCCTGTACGTAATTAACGCAAATGCACGCCAAAGACGGTATTCTTGTAGATTGTTttacgcaaaaaaaaacaacgaaaaCTAGTCTCCCGATTAGCTGGATGGCTAGCTAGGTTAACTTAGCCCAATGGGCCAGCTAGCCGAATGTTATTGCTTACGATATGTATTCACATTAGCATGAGATTAAATTAAACTTTACCTGAAGAGGAATGCGATGTAGAAAGTGTAACCTCAAAACCAACAGTTGcttattttcaaattttcagATATATCAATTCATTTGGAAGTACAAAACGTCTTCAATGGGATGTAGTCTCCGTTTCGCTTCACACGGCGACACAGAAGCTATTTCCGGTCTTGCCCACAAGAGCTAAATGAAATTATCTGATTGGTCGACATGGTCTTCTGTAATCCAATTGGAGGAAAGGAGTTCCCTTAATCTTTTCCCCTTCTTCGCTTTGGTTTTGTTTCAAGACACTGCCGCCCTCTAGTGGAGAGGATGTGTTATTGGTAATTCTGTAACGGATTGAAATAGGAGTTAAGTTTTAAAACTTGAAGTTGGTAAAACTTAGTTTTACCAACTTAAAGTTCTCAATATGAAAGACTTTTGATGAGTAATTATAACAATTATTTTGATAATTTCATTTTAGAGAAATATAAACTTATTCTTAAAACATTCTACTGTTCCTGTTGTGACTGTCAAAACACACAATTTAGTCACTGAGAGGAGACAACAGGGCTCTGTTTGATAAGAATGAAACATGAACCCGTTACTACCTTTGTGTCTTGTAATCTTTGCGTTTCTtactctttgtgtatttccgTATTATGCATCTTTTACTGTTTGCGGTCAACAGAAACATCGACAACCCACCCCAACAGAATCGCAGCCAAGCGCAGGTGATATTCATCAGGTAATCAGttagtctcacacacacacacacacacacacacacacacacacacacacacacacacacacacacacacacacacacacacacacacacacacacacacacgcacaccacaCCCAATAAGTATTTTAATGCAAATCTTGTACACCTGTGCTGCAGAGGCGGCTGTAGGCTTACTGAACTCTGGATCAATACATATGAACACTTTTCCCTTGTTTCAACATCAGGACTGTTAGAAGGAATATATGGTGGGCTGCAGCTACTCACCTCGTTTTTCTAAAGTTGAATTATCACCACAAATGATTTTTACCatcacaaaatatttgtttcagtATATATCTAACACAGAGTAGAATAAACTGATGTAAGTAAACGCCATCACCACTAGGGTTATGATTAACTTGAGCTTTCAGTTGCTTCACAACTGCTTTATTTTCCATTATCGACCACAAATACTTAATAAATCACAtcaatttgttattattttattacttttaaagaacattttcacaaaaataaaatttatgtaAGTCTATGCTTTAGAAAAGGAATGAAACAGCGAGATTcaattcattttcatcattttcacttGTTTTGACCTTTAGAACCACATTTCCCGTCATCCACCATGTTACACAATGAAAATGCAACTTCCTGAAACGTGATGTCAAAATAAGAGTATGATTGCATTATCCGCCTCGCCCGTACGAGACAAATGACTGCTAACCTTTACccggattttattttgaaatcaacGTCATTCCTCCGTAGTTCGCTTGTGTTTGGCGGAGCCTCGATCGTCTGGGCCCCGGGGGAGCGTAACCCCGGTTGACAGCAGGTTGTAGGCTCGGTGACAATGAGGCTCCGGTTGGCAGGAGCCGTGCTCCTGGCGGCGGCCGCTTACTACGTCTACTTACCGCTACCGAGCGGCGTGTGCGAGCCGTGGAAGCTGATGCTACTGGACGCGCTGTTCCGGAGCTTCATGAAGGCGGTGAGAGTTGAAGGATGCGCCGGCAGGAgagcaccgggggggggggggggggggctggtcgGCAAggattagaataaaaaatacaaaaaatgttcaTAGGAGAGCAGAATATGTTCACATTATCACATTAAAGGgttaataaaatgtgacaagAGCAGGAAGCAGGATGTGTCACAAGTGACTGACTGTATAAACACCACTGGATGGGAGAATAATGGTGTGGATATGTGTAGAAGAGTGGCACAGAATTAAAATGTCAGATTAAAGTCTGGATTAATCTCCTTGTTTAATCCAGTCGTGTGTAAGAAAAGCACATCGCCTCAAAGCTCTTTAAACTGTTAGGATTGCACAGCAATAGAAAAGCAGAGACATTTCCTTAGAATTAACGTACTCTTTGATAAATACCACGTCATTTTCTTTGTGGCGGGATTGCGGcagctttattttcatgaccTCTGAACAAtcccttgacctttgaccctggaGATGAACATTTGCTACCCTTATCTGATGAAGTTGTTCTTGGTGGCAGTTTAACACATGTACCTCTTATCGTGACTCACAGTTAAGGAGAGGAACAGGTTTTCACGCCCCGGttgttctcttctctttcttttttttaactgcaccCGATTGTGAATATAGTGTTTAAGTAGTTACCACGACAACAGGGAGAGAGTCCACACACACGTGGTCTTTAGAGATGAATTAGTTTTAAGTTTCAGTCTAAAATCATTTGTCAACTTATTAATATGTCGATTAATAATCCAAtaacattaaatttaatttacttcagGTGTATTTTGAGccttttatttatgcttttccTTTAGAATGCTTCTCCACACAGTGTTCTAATACTCTGACAATCACAACCCCCCCTCCATCGTGTGGTGACTGACGTAGGCCTTGTGTTTCCAGACGGACGCGGCCCACGCCCTGGGCATCTGCCACCGCATCCACCTGCTCAACAGGTTGGTGTCTTGGGTGGAGGACATCGAGCCTCGCTCCTGTCCCGACGTGCAGGTGACCGACGCCACGCTGGACGGCGTCCCCGCCCGGGTTTTCCGGCCGAAGGAGGGGAAGCGGCTGAAAAGGGGAGTGTTATATTTCCACGGCGGAGGATGGGCACTCTGCAGCGGACGTGAGACCCGACTGTGAAAcgtttctgattctgattctttcCTGAcaagcgatgatgtcatcatctggTTCTTCCTGCGTCTCAGGGATGCGATCATATGACCTTCTGGGGCGGAAAATGGCGAAGGACCTGGATTCTGTCATCATGTCAGTCGAGTGAGTATTTCAAATAGGTTAGAATAAACTagataaaccaaaaaaaaaagccacaagaTACTTCTTTATGCTGTAATGTAATTCATCTGAGCTTTACTGATTAATAATCTTGTGATCTCCCGTTGCCGTAGTTACCGTCTGGCTCCGGACGCGGTGTTTCCAGATCAGTACCACGATGCGTTGGCGGCGTCTCGTGCTTTCCTTTCCTCTGAGGTTCTGGAGCTCTACGGCATCGACCCGGAGCGGCTGTGTCTGTCTGGAGACAGCAGCGGGGGGAACCTGGCCGCCGCTGTGGCGCAACAGGTAGGACACACACCCTACACACACCCTACACACACCCTACACACACATCAGAGAGAAGCATCATTATTAATTATGAGAAGATAAAGGAGTTGGAAAGAGTctcaaaaatatagaaaaagcgacgacttgtatctcaaacccccccccccctcacagctGGGCTCCGACGACAGCGTGCCGGTGAGGTTTAAGCTCCAGGCGTTGATCTACCCGGTGCTGCAGGCGCTGGACTTCCACACGCCGTCCTACCAGCAGAACCAGGCCGTCCCCATCCTCTACCGCCCCCTCATGGCCACATTCTGGCTGCAGTACCTCGGCGCCGACGCCTCCCTGGCGCCCGTCCTGCTGGCGAACAACCACACCTCCCTGGACCAGCCGGCCATCAGCGCCAGCACCAGAtccaagctggactggaccgcCCTGCTGCCGGCCGAACGCAGGAAGCACTTCAGGCCGTTTGTGAAGGAACGGGGGTCCTCGGGGGTGTTGGGGAGGGTCCCGCAGCTGATGGACGTGAGGGCGATGCCCCTGCTGGCGGAGCAGGAGGTTCTGGGTAGGACGCCTAAAGCGTACGTCCTGACGTGCGAGTTCGACGTCCTCCGCGACGACGGGCTGATGTACGTGCGGCGGCTGCGGGACGCCGGCGTGGAGGTGACCAGCGATCACTACGAGGACGGTTTCCACGGCTGCATGGTGTTCTCCTACCTGCCCATGATGTCCGCCGTGGGTCAGAGGAGCATGAACAACTACATCCGCTGGCTGGACCAGAACCTGTAGGTAGTCCAGCCGCTCCGGGTCCAGGATGGAATTCACCGGACGATCCTGAACGCATCACCACACCAAAACCTGTGCAAGCAGACGCAACCAAAGCGTGACGCTGGTGCGTCAAAGGCCGTTAAAAACCataaaaactaattttaaatagctttatttccattgtaaaaaaatcatctgattaaaaaaaaaaaatcttacaaatttagaaatcacattaaaaaataaatcctgtgTGGAAAAATCGTTCAGAAAATGTCAGATGAAATCGTCAAAGATtagaaattaaacagaaaatcatCATTCCACAAACttaatatatattaaacatCAATTATACAAAAGTCTGGGTCAGTTATCCTCcagattaaaacatttaaaaccgATTCATCAGATTTGgaggaaaacatcaaaatatctcacattttttaaagctttaataAAATTCCTGGATCTTGAATCCTAATCCAGGTTTCATTTGGGattaatcctgctaacaaaacGACCAACGGGGACGATCCTGAATCCGCGGCCCCAAACCTGACCTCATCCTGGCATTCCCGTTTGAACTCTGACCTCTTGTtcctaaaacaaaacaaacaaaaaaaacaaaactgcactGTATTTCTGTGAAACCTGGTGAGACGACTTGAATAAGCTGCCTGACTGGTTTTAGAGTGCGCTGCACTGatccgtgtgtgtttgtgtgtgtgtgtgtgtgtgtaggagttaATGCATGCCAGAGGTCACATCTGTGCATGCTCACTGGATTGTGtcacactgtatgtgtgtgtgtgtgtgtgtgtgtgtgtgtgtgtgtgtgtgtttcagcctCTAACGCCGCTCTCTGATGACCACTGGACTGATAATGACCGTAATGACGATGATTACTGTGAATTCTAAGCGTAAATTACTGTAGCGCCACAGATCAGGTCCCAAACGGACTATCGGgttccccccccctctccctcgcCGCCGCCGGCCCAGAGCTCCCATGACAGACCGACGGCGGCGAGCGTCAGGCGGACTCAGCTTCTGGCCGCCGGCCCGAAAGGCGGCGAGCCAAGAGAGCAGAGCAGGAACACCGAGTGTGGTCATGACATCACATTTAAAACGAAAAGAATGTTTCTCATAATGATTCCAAAGAGTTTATTCccaatgtgaatgtgtgtttttctttaattgtgaaataaatatgtggggtttagaaataataaatattggTGGAATGTGTCTGTTTGAttttgatatgtgtgtgtggagttatGCATTAAATAGTTTTataatgtgtaaataaatatgtgATATAAGTGGGGTTTTGGAACAGTTTGTACCAGCCAAACACAACTGGGCCCAGTTTGCAGCGCGATTGAAACCCATAAATCATCTGTTTTATTAGCCTCTGCATCTCCAGCGGTCCGAAGGAGCTGGTTTTTTGTTATTGTCTGAACAAtgcactgtatttttattttatttgttcttttttttctgtctttgcttcGGGTATAAGCTAAatttaacacattaaaataaaaagtctgaTTAAACTCGTGCagtatttattaaaaacatgaaagaggaagaaaagctcGAAGGTACGGGGCTTTTTATGAGAACATGTTCAAAAAATGTActtcaataaaaattaaaggctGGAATTGAAACACTGGCTGTATCTGGAcctgattttaaatgtttaatagttatgaaaacatattttaatgacacctattttataaaaatgtgaaaaacattcGGATTTCACACATATAAGAGTTTAAAAGTTAATATAATAAAGCCTGTGAGTTTTTTATGGAGAATGTTTATCATTAgatgttattttattaatatttttattgtttaattatAATGAATTAGACATTAATCATCTTTACTCATTGAATTAATGATATTATGACGGTTGTCATGGCtctgtttcatttcaaaataaaagtctgataCAGAAGGTGGCGCCAAATCCTCCTACTGGACCCAAACGTCACATGAGGCGTTCAccttctttattatttataacaTCATTCACTTTATAAGATTCACTTTATTTCCATGTCAAATTTATGAGCGTAGAAAAACTTTATTCGTTCTCCCCTGCGCTGGATTTAAACTGATGTCCTATTTTAACGTACATGAAGACGTTTTGATTGCTGCTCCTGATCTGACCTCCGGAAAcacgattaaaaaaatgtaaaaaaaattaaaaaaacacaggagaGAAAGATTTACACCAAACTTCTCCTTCCATCCAAAAACCTCCTCAGCTCTAGGTGGATAATAAAGACGTTTCTTtccgtcttcctccctcctgcctttcctctcctcttcgaCACAAAGCAGTCGACCTTCAAGTCAAAGCTTGCAGGGACGAAGACATCAAAGTGTTGCATGACAGAACCAAACATGCCTGAGAGATCATAGGAGCTCACGcttctccagacagacaggtttgtgtgtgtgtgtgtgtgtgtgtgtgtgtgtgtgtgtgtgtgtgtgtgtgtgtgtgtttgcaggccATCAGCAGGCCAAACTTGCATCGCCAGGCCTGCATCTGGAGTCCCAACGGGGGCCCCCTCAGTGTTTGTCAGTGCACATCTAACACACTTGATTAATCTGTGATTGCCCATCAGGACCTGATTACACAAAGGCTGCGTGAGCGTGGGTGGCGGATCAGCGGAGCAGCCGTCAACAATGAACGACGGTGCCGCCAGAAATCGAGGGCAAGTTGTGTCGGAATATCCGCTCGGCCCCATTCTGTTTCAATAACAGTCTGGAGCCACAACAGAGCAGAACGCTTATCCCGCCATTGTCCACGGATCAAAGGGCGGATCCACGGTTCAAGATGGTAGAAGTCACGGGACACCGCCCAGCAGGAAACATCTGGTTTGACCAGTATCCCAGAATCCACCGTGCTCCATTTGGGTTCCTacatggtgcgttcagggatCGCTCTTCAACGGCGATGGATCGGAAAAACTTTATTGTCCCAGGCGATCGACACAGAAACTGAgagttggtttttttgggggggtttctttggaatagaaaaaaaattatgaaaacatttaaagtaaaaGCGTGCAATGTTGTAAATGTCCCCTGTGATGTCATATGGTTATGTATGACATCATTAGATTGATGCATTAATGTAAAAACAGGATGTTTCTGCTACAGCTGTGTGAGCTGAAGCTCTtcgaaaaatataatttattattttcattgtgGAAAAACTAGCTGTCAAACCACACGGCGGAATTCCCCTCTACAGTGTTTTCAGACTATTGCCCCTAGAGGTCAAAAGTGGCATTACAAGTCAGGAGGACTAGCTTATTTGCATGCTAATTTACATAAACGACAAAACTTAATTGTGAAAATCTAAATTTGAACTTTTAATGCATATTTTGACAGTTATTTAATTTTCTAGAAAAAACTTTTCTCGTTGAGATAAAACTTTTCAAGAACCATATTTTAGAATATTCCTTAGAAATAAACTCAAATATTTCCTAAACTGCAAATGGAGCCTGATTCATGAATATTATTCACTTAAGTTTTAGAAATGCGAGATATTTGCAGGCTGGGTAAGAATTCGCCCGCATTTGGCCCCGGGGGGCCCTCCTTTCCATGTAGCTTCACCCACCCCTGCCTCAGGGGGCTCATTTTCAGACATTCTCATTCGTCCCTGAAGGGAACCGAAACGTTTCCTTGCTGTTCACaccaattaaaaacacatcagaccCAGCAGTGACACCCATGAGAAGATAAAACCCAGTGATGAGACATTGAATATACATTTAGTGcatgtatgtctgtctgtgaccCGCGGAGGCCCTACTTCctaacacccccctcccccttggCGCTGTTCGTTAATCACCGGGTGTCGAGATGATCATTTCTTAGAAAAACAGAGGCGCCGGGAGCGAAAACAAACCGGTGAGAAATGTGAAAGGAAAACCAGAGCGGCGTGGAATTCATGAGGGAGAATGTTATCGCTGCGACTAAAGGTCATATTGTTCACTTCTTCCTGACAGGCAGAGCGAGAGAGGGGGAGTGTGAGGCAATTTGGACAGCGGTGGAGGTGGGAGAGAGGGTGAGGCTGCAGAAAAGTGGAAAGAGacacggagggagggaggacagAGAAAGATTGgtggggaggaagagaaaaaccaCAATGTGGGGCCTCAAACTGCACAAGGACACAATCTGTGGGAGAAGACACACACTTACGTggccaaaagtatgtggacgCCAggggcaagggggggggggggatctggaATCATTATAGAATGCTGATGCATCCAAACATGGCATATATGTCACAATCCATTATTAAAATAAAGCCCATGCAGGTATTTCTTTTACTCATGCATGTGAGTTTGGTTTCCCACGGCGACCAGACGACCATATATGAGCTGCTTTTCTTATCAGGGTTCGGGCGGCGAAGCGGCAGCTATGTGAGGCGCCGGCCAAAGCACGACGTCGCACACGGGGGTCATTCTGGTGACCGTCTAGCGTCAGAATGAAGAAGATATTTAGAAGGCGGTCTCGGGGACTTTCCAGCTACGAAAGCAGATATttgaaaggaaaacattttattttttcctatcCCGACCCGGAGGTTGGTTTCTTATTTAATCCCAGTTTTAACCACAAGCTacaattagaaattaaaatgtaaagaatgAAAACGCTCAATGGTTGACGTCTGATCAACGTTCAGCTCCTTTTTGAGGTTTCAACTATCGAATCTGATGAAAACACGACCATTATAGGGTTAAAAACCCACGTTGGCCGATAAGTCTGACTTGTCGGTGTTAAATGAGGTTGAGGTCATGTTTCCGcaacaaagaaaaccaaaaaagcgttgttttggggggttttttttacgaAGGCCTCCAGAGGATCTGCATCGTCCTCAGAGATTAAAATCCTGTCAATTAACAAAACAATTTGGATCCAAAATCTGGAGTAAATCGACGTCTGACTGCCCAGGATTAACATAAAACCCGAACAAATCCAGGCTTAAGCCTGAAAGCATGTCGTGTACTCAGAACTTCACATCCGATCCGGGAAGTAGTCCCTTTAGaaggcaagtgtgtgtgtgtgtgtgtgtgtgtgtgtgtgtgtgtgtgtgtgtgtgatgtcacagattaaaaataacacCCACCATGTGACGATGACCTCATCACGCCAAAAAACCACCATTGATTTGTCAAAACCATAATTTTTCACAGCTTTAACCACGAAACAGGTTCAAAGGGAAGTCGccgagaaaaacaaagaaactccCGACCTTCAGCGTAATCCgtggtttttttgtcaaaagtgGTTCAATATTTCCTCTCTTGTGTGGCGACGGGTTCCTGACCCCAAACAGACCCCCAAGGTAgccaaaagtatgtggacgGCGGTGGCATGTGTTGTGTGCAGCAGAGGCAAAGCCACAGACACAACCACTTACATCCTCGCATAAATCTGCACACAGAAAGGCTTgagcgttcacacacacacacacacacacacacacacacacacacacacacacacacacacacacacacacggttgtaATCCTAACCTTAAATGGACTCTTTGCCCTAACTTTTAACAACTTACATTACGAGCGAGTCCCCACAACATTACTGCGTAAACTGATTTATATCTCCCCAAATGTAATACATGACTGTAtgtatagatttttttaaataatccccgggggggggggccttATGTGTTTGTGATAATTATTTGTTCTGACATTGTTGAtaactcaaaacatttttgacgGATTTTAACGGACGTTTGCGGAAATGTCAACGGGTGTTTGGATTTTGAGAATTATCCGACTCTTTCTGTTTATCAggggattttgttttttttggccccCCAGGGGTCACGCTGTGACCTGTCCTACCCTgcctgtgattggttggacaCGTAGGTGGTTGGAGGCTACATGAGCGGCGTCTTCGTCCTGACAAGCAGGGTCAGTCGCGGCTTCACCCGAGAAGGATTTGTAAATTTGCCCCGGGGGAGGTATGCACCCTCTGGATGCCCTCTAGTCGTAACTGTATCTggaatggatgtgtgtgtgtgtgtgtgtgtgtgtgtgtgtgtgtgtgtgtgtgtgtgtgtgtgtgtgcgtgcgtgtgtttgtgcgcatgcacgtgcatgtatgtgtgtgtcaggaatGCGTTCACCTCCTGGATCACGCGCTTCCTTGATTCCTGTCATGAAGTGAAGCAGTGAGCGagtatggacacacacacacacacacacacacacacacacacacacacacacacacacacagacttacaaaattaaaatctatCAAAGGAAAGTGGAgccaaagaaagaagaaaaaaccaaaaacaacctTTGGAAAGTCCCCGAACATTTCCTGTTTGCTCATTGGTCAACTCTCAGGATTCAGGCGTCCCCATTGGCTGCCTTCATCTCTCatcctgaatgtgtgtgtgtttttgtgcatgtgtgtgtgtatttgtgccaGATATTAATGATATtgttcagctgtgtgtgtgtgtgtgtgtgtgtgtgtgtgtgtgtgtgtgtgtgtgtgtgtgtgtgtgtgtgtgtgtgtgtgtgtgtgtgtgtgttagccggACCAGTAAAGGCCCGTTTTAACGGTTTAACAAATGAGCATTGGCTTGGCGGACCCCCACAATGCACCTGTGTAcacaccgccccccccccccccagcatgatTAATACACACATAATTACACACATTTATCACTTTAAACCAGCCATTAATTAGAATTTATTGCTTCATTAGTTTCATAGCTTTGGCAGAGCTGACATCCCGATTAGGTGCGCCTCAGAGAGAGCTGGGAgaaccgacccccccccccccgtttgactacacatgaaattaaattatgaacccgtcaaaataaagaagaaaaaaaacacgccCCAACTTATCACCTTGAAGCCATTGGTGCATCACATGTATTTAAACGCTTCCACGTTAGTCAGAACGAGTCATTTGAAGTCCGTCCCGACGCGGAATTAAAAAGTTCTGCCAACTTCTTGtgttacaaacaaacaacttaGCAATAGCAAACAGAATTCATTCCATTTGATCTTAAGAGCCAGGCCAGAGCGCATTTTTAACCAGTTTCATaaaactgacaggaaacacagatTTACGAGCGTTACGAGCACTACTGTTACGAGAACGCTGGGAGTGGGATCGGTGGGATTAGCAGCCGCTGTCGTGAACTCCCCACGGCAACGGAAGACAACAACACGGAGTCAGATCGGGCCTCAAAAATGTCGAAAACATGACAGCATTTAAATTTCATTCCCATCACTCTGTTTTCAATTAAACACCCTAGCCCCACCCCCgctgcgctgtgattggctggagctCTAATCCATTACCCCGATTAAACTCCAAACCATGACATCATCCTCAACCAGTAGTTTTGTTAGCCGAAGCTAACCGATCATCTGATTCAACGAATTAACTCTAAACACCTACAAAAGATTTCTGAGGTCtttaaaaactcccagcctggttcattactcaaaacctCAATCACGGGTAAGACCACcgacctgactgctgtccaggGGGTCATCACTGACACCTCCAAGCAAGAAGGTAAGACACAAAGAAATTTGTGAGTGAAGTGGCCGGACCCTGAGAAAGATTGTAGAGAAGGGCCGATTCCAGACCTTAGGGGACCCGGGGAACACATCCACAGCCACCGTGTACAGGTGTGGGCAGGAAATGGGATACAGGTTTTTTCTTGACTTTTTTGCCGACATCATCAAAACtataaaaggcttgaactacttcagttgtgtgtaatgaatctaaaatatatgaaagtctaatgtttatcagtacattacagaaaataatgaactttatcacaatatgctcaTTTTTTCGAGAAGGACCTGTATAAATCAGGTTATTGATTAGCACTGGGTCACCAGAGCACATGGTTAAAGCGCCATCGTTTGGGTTGCTCCAGATTTCCAGGCCTTTCCTTTCCCTTTGTGGTGGAACGATGATGATGGCTCTGAGGCCCGTCATCACAAggtgatttattgattgattaataaatcaccaatttttttctgattggctACATCTGTCTCCAGGGGCAGGATTAGGACCTAAATGGAGAAGCCTTAACCATCTTTTAATCAGAAAAACCAAACTAGAGCCACAGGTGAGGACAGGCTGAGGTACCAAACCACCTGGCCCAGAACTGACAGAGAACCCGGCTTAAAAAGCTTCAAGCTAATCATCCTGATCACATCCAGGTGTTGACAGGaaccacaggtgtggagaccaggctccg contains:
- the LOC137614264 gene encoding neutral cholesterol ester hydrolase 1-like, whose protein sequence is MRLRLAGAVLLAAAAYYVYLPLPSGVCEPWKLMLLDALFRSFMKATDAAHALGICHRIHLLNRLVSWVEDIEPRSCPDVQVTDATLDGVPARVFRPKEGKRLKRGVLYFHGGGWALCSGRMRSYDLLGRKMAKDLDSVIMSVDYRLAPDAVFPDQYHDALAASRAFLSSEVLELYGIDPERLCLSGDSSGGNLAAAVAQQLGSDDSVPVRFKLQALIYPVLQALDFHTPSYQQNQAVPILYRPLMATFWLQYLGADASLAPVLLANNHTSLDQPAISASTRSKLDWTALLPAERRKHFRPFVKERGSSGVLGRVPQLMDVRAMPLLAEQEVLGRTPKAYVLTCEFDVLRDDGLMYVRRLRDAGVEVTSDHYEDGFHGCMVFSYLPMMSAVGQRSMNNYIRWLDQNL